One genomic window of Planctomonas sp. JC2975 includes the following:
- a CDS encoding HAD-IIB family hydrolase, which translates to MIAFSPRLVAFDLDDTLAASKSPLDPAMAQRLTDLLDAVPVCVISGGQFGQFSAQVIEKLTDASPAALERLHLMPTCGTQYFRFVDGDWTKVYAQDLSDDEKQRALDAVESEARRLGYWESETWGPILEDRGSQITFSALGQSAPVSAKSAWDPSGEKKNTLRAAVQDLIPDLEVRSGGSTSVDITRRGIDKAYGIGRLSELTGIRLTEMLFIGDRLDPDGNDYPVLAMGVPTLAVRGWEHTIEVLDELIPSLAAPVE; encoded by the coding sequence TTGATCGCGTTCTCTCCCCGCCTCGTCGCCTTCGACCTCGATGACACGCTCGCAGCGTCCAAGTCGCCGCTGGACCCCGCGATGGCGCAGCGCCTCACCGACCTGCTCGACGCAGTGCCGGTGTGTGTCATCTCCGGCGGGCAGTTCGGGCAGTTCTCGGCGCAGGTGATCGAGAAGCTCACGGATGCCTCCCCCGCCGCCCTCGAGCGGCTGCACCTCATGCCAACCTGCGGCACGCAGTACTTCCGCTTCGTCGATGGCGACTGGACCAAGGTGTACGCCCAGGATCTGAGCGACGACGAGAAGCAGCGTGCGCTGGATGCGGTCGAGTCGGAGGCGCGTCGCCTCGGGTACTGGGAGTCCGAGACGTGGGGTCCGATCCTGGAGGACCGCGGATCGCAGATCACGTTCTCCGCGCTCGGCCAGTCGGCGCCGGTGTCGGCGAAGTCCGCGTGGGACCCGTCCGGCGAGAAGAAGAACACGCTGCGGGCAGCGGTGCAGGACCTGATCCCCGACCTCGAGGTGCGGTCGGGCGGGTCGACATCCGTCGACATCACCCGGCGCGGCATCGACAAGGCGTACGGGATCGGTCGGCTCTCCGAGCTGACCGGCATCCGCCTCACCGAGATGCTCTTCATCGGCGACCGGCTCGATCCGGACGGCAACGACTACCCGGTGCTTGCGATGGGCGTTCCCACCCTCGCCGTGCGCGGGTGGGAACACACCATCGAGGTGCTGGACGAGCTCATTCCGTCGCTGGCTGCGCCGGTCGAGTAG
- a CDS encoding acyltransferase, whose translation MSVDIPIAAQPADPRDEQHRVRNSRTWEAPPAPLASVPASVRVRARDGAVDLARAWCLTVVVVMHALMVGVTMGAGGPVLENALEGWSGFAPFTWFAQIMPLFFVLGGFSAHVQFTSLNSRGVTASGYIALRMRRLLRPALAAIAAIVLVLAVLTLLGTPADIVAIAGFRLSQPLWFLGVYALTTAAVPLALAAHRRAPWASVGALAGLAATVDIVRSATGMAGIGFLNLVFVWLLVQQFGFWLAEDRMPRSRLAVAALAVAAYGSLALLCTFGVFSFDLLYDLNPPCFALVLLGIGQLALFRLFAPALRRMHALRPVNAIAGWINARAMTVYLWHMLVLVLLAGVLVLVASGVGILGGAELPALRSGEWWATRPLWLVCVIAAVALVVTATSRWETAPAAPADPKRPVGWGAASASALLAIAGVVVILVTGFTIVGGVVGLACIAAGLRLASGQPIVGSRVASEQPAGGVLPSLACSASTRPAQPATE comes from the coding sequence GTGTCCGTCGACATCCCCATCGCCGCTCAGCCGGCCGATCCGCGAGACGAGCAGCATCGCGTCAGGAACAGCCGAACGTGGGAAGCGCCGCCAGCGCCTCTGGCATCCGTTCCCGCTTCCGTGCGCGTTCGGGCGCGGGACGGTGCCGTCGACCTTGCCAGAGCGTGGTGCCTCACCGTGGTCGTCGTGATGCATGCGCTCATGGTCGGTGTGACGATGGGCGCGGGCGGACCCGTGCTCGAGAACGCTCTCGAGGGCTGGTCGGGCTTCGCTCCGTTCACCTGGTTCGCCCAGATCATGCCGTTGTTCTTCGTGCTCGGTGGCTTCTCCGCCCACGTTCAGTTCACGTCGCTGAACTCTCGCGGCGTGACGGCGTCCGGCTACATCGCGTTGCGGATGCGCCGCCTACTGCGGCCGGCGCTCGCGGCCATCGCTGCGATCGTGCTCGTGCTGGCCGTGCTGACACTGCTCGGAACGCCTGCCGACATCGTCGCGATCGCCGGATTCAGGCTCAGCCAGCCGTTGTGGTTCCTCGGCGTGTATGCGCTGACGACCGCCGCGGTGCCGCTCGCCCTCGCGGCGCATCGCCGCGCGCCGTGGGCGTCGGTAGGCGCGCTCGCCGGGCTCGCGGCGACCGTCGACATCGTGCGATCGGCGACCGGCATGGCCGGCATCGGCTTCCTCAACCTCGTGTTCGTCTGGCTGCTGGTGCAGCAGTTCGGATTCTGGCTCGCCGAGGACCGGATGCCTCGCTCCCGCCTGGCCGTCGCCGCCCTCGCCGTCGCTGCTTACGGAAGCCTTGCGCTGCTGTGCACCTTCGGCGTGTTCTCGTTCGACCTGCTCTACGATCTCAATCCGCCGTGCTTCGCACTGGTCCTGCTCGGCATCGGTCAACTGGCTCTCTTCCGGCTGTTCGCCCCCGCACTGCGACGGATGCACGCCCTGCGTCCCGTGAACGCGATCGCCGGTTGGATCAACGCCAGGGCGATGACCGTCTACCTCTGGCACATGCTCGTGCTCGTGCTGCTCGCGGGCGTCCTCGTCCTGGTTGCGAGCGGCGTCGGGATCCTCGGCGGCGCGGAGCTTCCTGCACTGCGCTCCGGCGAGTGGTGGGCGACGCGTCCGCTGTGGCTGGTCTGCGTGATCGCGGCGGTGGCGCTGGTCGTCACGGCGACGTCGCGATGGGAGACCGCGCCAGCGGCTCCTGCCGACCCGAAGCGGCCGGTCGGGTGGGGCGCAGCATCCGCTTCGGCACTGCTGGCGATCGCGGGCGTGGTCGTGATCCTGGTCACGGGATTCACGATCGTCGGCGGCGTTGTCGGCCTGGCGTGCATCGCAGCCGGCCTGCGGCTCGCATCGGGACAGCCGATCGTCGGTTCGCGAGTCGCGTCGGAACAGCCGGCTGGTGGCGTGCTTCCGTCCCTTGCCTGTTCGGCTTCTACTCGACCGGCGCAGCCAGCGACGGAATGA
- the rfbB gene encoding dTDP-glucose 4,6-dehydratase — MKILVTGGAGFIGSNFVHYLIDNTDHTVTVLDKLTYAGNLASLDGLPDDRFTFVKGDIADAELVDRLFADHDAVVHYAAESHNDNSLSDPEPFVHTNVVGTFTLLEAARKYGVRYHHISTDEVYGDLELDDPAKFTESTPYNPSSPYSSTKAGSDLLVRAWVRSFGVKATISNCSNNYGPYQHVEKFIPRQITNVLGGERPKLYGSGENVRDWIHADDHSSAVLTILEKGRIGETYLIGADGEKNNKQVVELILSELGRPADAYDLVADRPGHDLRYAIDSTKLRTELGWTPRYADFAAGLAATIQWYKDHEDWWAPQKQATEDRYRAQGQ, encoded by the coding sequence CTGATCGACAACACCGACCACACCGTCACGGTGCTCGACAAGCTCACCTATGCAGGCAACCTCGCCTCGCTCGACGGGCTTCCCGATGACCGATTCACGTTCGTCAAGGGCGACATCGCCGATGCCGAATTGGTCGACCGCCTCTTCGCGGATCACGATGCCGTCGTGCACTACGCAGCCGAGAGCCACAACGACAACTCGCTGTCGGATCCCGAACCGTTCGTGCACACCAACGTCGTCGGAACGTTCACGCTGCTGGAAGCAGCGCGGAAGTACGGAGTCCGCTACCACCACATCTCGACCGACGAGGTCTACGGCGACCTCGAGCTCGATGATCCGGCCAAGTTCACCGAGTCGACGCCGTACAACCCCTCGAGCCCGTATTCGTCGACGAAGGCGGGAAGCGACCTGCTCGTGCGTGCCTGGGTGCGCTCGTTCGGGGTGAAGGCGACCATCTCGAACTGCTCGAACAACTACGGCCCTTACCAGCACGTCGAGAAGTTCATCCCGCGCCAGATCACCAACGTTCTCGGCGGGGAACGTCCCAAGCTGTACGGCTCGGGCGAGAACGTGCGCGACTGGATCCACGCCGACGACCACTCGTCAGCTGTCCTCACCATCCTCGAAAAGGGCCGCATCGGTGAGACCTACTTGATCGGCGCAGACGGCGAGAAGAACAACAAGCAGGTCGTCGAACTCATCCTGAGCGAGCTCGGAAGGCCGGCGGACGCGTACGACCTGGTCGCCGACCGTCCCGGCCACGACCTGCGCTACGCCATCGACTCGACGAAGCTGCGCACGGAGCTCGGCTGGACCCCGCGCTACGCGGACTTCGCCGCAGGCCTCGCCGCCACGATCCAGTGGTACAAGGACCACGAAGACTGGTGGGCTCCGCAGAAGCAGGCGACCGAAGACCGTTACAGGGCGCAGGGGCAGTAG
- a CDS encoding glycosyltransferase family 1 protein: MTTLRVIVDDVLSDVPDGVSRYSLELTRQLVATAPRGCVVEGVIAAHDETDRRRLQELLPGLADVHSLPVGPREVALAWQMGVKLPMGGGLIHAPSLLAPLFRHDTDDLDQTTVTVHDASAWTASDKLGLTQTAWQKAMFKRARKFADAIVVPTHAVAEQLEDVAHLGDRIRVIGGAPSDTLRLPADADVRAARLRLPAQYVATVSSLDPRKGLRELLKAMSHPLLDGMPLVVVGPEEFRGETISTVAMECGLPEGRVLVLGTLEDEDLAVVLSRAGVFAYPNLASGFGLPVVEAMRFGTPVVHSDDPAVREVAFGAGIAVPREDAKGYPARLAQAIAAVLADPGVQERLRFAGMDRSAAFSWRDSAERVWLLHAEL, encoded by the coding sequence ATGACAACCCTGCGGGTGATCGTTGACGATGTCCTCAGCGACGTGCCGGATGGCGTGTCGCGCTACAGCCTGGAACTGACCAGGCAGCTCGTCGCGACCGCGCCGCGCGGATGCGTCGTCGAGGGTGTGATAGCTGCCCACGACGAGACGGACCGTCGACGTCTGCAGGAGCTCCTGCCCGGTCTCGCCGACGTGCACTCTCTGCCCGTCGGCCCTCGGGAGGTGGCCCTTGCGTGGCAGATGGGCGTCAAGCTGCCGATGGGTGGCGGGCTGATCCATGCGCCGAGCCTTCTCGCGCCGCTGTTCCGCCACGACACCGACGACCTGGACCAGACGACCGTCACCGTGCACGACGCGTCCGCGTGGACGGCATCCGACAAGCTCGGCCTCACGCAGACCGCCTGGCAGAAGGCGATGTTCAAGCGCGCACGCAAGTTCGCCGACGCCATCGTCGTGCCGACGCACGCCGTGGCCGAGCAGCTGGAAGACGTGGCACACCTCGGTGATCGCATCCGGGTGATCGGTGGTGCGCCCTCGGACACCTTGCGCCTGCCGGCGGATGCGGATGTCCGCGCCGCCCGACTCCGCCTGCCCGCGCAGTATGTCGCCACAGTGTCGAGCCTCGACCCGCGGAAGGGTCTCCGTGAACTGCTGAAGGCGATGAGCCATCCGTTGCTGGACGGGATGCCGCTGGTCGTCGTCGGTCCCGAGGAGTTCCGCGGCGAGACGATCAGCACCGTCGCCATGGAATGCGGGCTGCCCGAAGGACGTGTCCTCGTGCTCGGGACCCTCGAGGATGAGGATCTGGCCGTCGTGCTGAGTCGCGCAGGAGTCTTCGCGTACCCGAACCTGGCATCCGGATTCGGTCTGCCCGTTGTCGAGGCGATGCGCTTCGGCACGCCTGTGGTGCACTCGGACGACCCGGCCGTGCGCGAGGTCGCATTCGGCGCCGGCATCGCCGTGCCGCGGGAGGACGCGAAGGGATACCCGGCGCGCCTCGCTCAGGCGATCGCGGCCGTGCTCGCCGACCCAGGGGTGCAGGAACGCCTGCGATTCGCGGGAATGGATCGTTCCGCCGCCTTCAGCTGGCGCGACTCCGCCGAGCGGGTGTGGCTGCTGCACGCTGAGCTCTAG
- the rfbD gene encoding dTDP-4-dehydrorhamnose reductase codes for MRYLITGASGMLGHDLQSALGDREVTALSRAELDVTDRDAVAAVVAGHDVVFNASAYTKVDDAETHEGLAYSVNALGVENLAIAARDAGARLVTISTDYVFQGDALAPYAEGAPRDPLNAYGRTKAAGEELALAAHPDGTFIVRTAWLYGTYGPNFVKTMLRLAASHETVSVVDDQVGQPTWTADLAAQLVHLVDSGATAGIYHGTASGETTWFGLAGAAFELAGLDPARVQPTTSDAFVRPAPRPAYSVLGHDAWQAAGLPVMRDWRDALADAFDRKVFDDNPAGDR; via the coding sequence ATGCGTTACCTGATCACCGGCGCATCCGGGATGCTGGGCCACGATCTGCAGTCCGCTCTCGGCGACCGTGAGGTGACCGCTCTTTCCCGTGCCGAACTGGACGTCACCGACCGCGATGCGGTGGCCGCAGTGGTCGCGGGCCACGACGTCGTCTTCAATGCATCCGCCTATACGAAGGTCGACGACGCAGAGACGCACGAAGGTCTCGCCTACTCGGTCAACGCACTCGGCGTCGAGAACCTCGCCATTGCAGCACGGGATGCCGGTGCTCGGCTCGTCACCATCTCGACGGACTACGTCTTCCAGGGCGATGCGCTCGCGCCGTACGCCGAGGGTGCCCCCCGCGACCCTCTGAACGCCTACGGACGCACAAAGGCCGCCGGTGAGGAGCTCGCGCTGGCCGCTCATCCCGACGGCACCTTCATCGTTCGCACCGCGTGGCTGTACGGCACGTACGGACCGAATTTCGTCAAGACGATGCTCCGCCTCGCGGCATCGCACGAAACGGTGAGCGTCGTCGACGACCAGGTGGGTCAGCCGACCTGGACGGCGGATCTCGCCGCACAGCTCGTGCACCTCGTCGATTCCGGCGCAACGGCAGGTATCTACCACGGCACGGCAAGCGGCGAAACGACCTGGTTCGGCCTCGCGGGCGCCGCTTTCGAGCTCGCCGGACTCGACCCGGCACGAGTGCAGCCGACCACAAGTGATGCTTTCGTGCGTCCTGCCCCGCGGCCCGCGTATTCCGTTCTCGGTCACGACGCTTGGCAAGCGGCCGGGCTGCCCGTGATGCGAGACTGGCGTGACGCTCTGGCGGACGCGTTCGATCGAAAGGTGTTCGATGACAACCCTGCGGGTGATCGTTGA